The following is a genomic window from Sporosarcina jeotgali.
TTGAAATGTTCCAGATCCTGAACGAGGACGGTAAAATTGTAAATAAGGAATCTGATCCTAATTTATCCGATGAACAATTGACAGAGCTAATGGAGCGCATGGTGTATACACGCATACTCGATCAGCGCTCAATTGCGTTGAATCGACAAGGCCGTCTCGGCTTTTATGCACCTACAGCCGGACAAGAAGCATCACAGCTTGCATCGCACTATGCGTTAGAAAAAGATGATTTCATTCTGCCGGGGTACCGTGATGTACCACAACTGATTTTCCATGGTCTGCCACTACATATGGCGTTTCTTTGGTCGCGCGGACATTTCTTAGGAAGTGAAATTCCTGAAGGTCTGAATATCTTCCCGCCGCAAATTATTATCGGAGCACAGTATGTACAAGCAGCAGGAGTTGCACTCGGTTTCCAAAAACGCGGTACAAAATCTGTTGTCATGACGTACACAGGCGACGGCGGTACGTCACAAGGTGATTTCTACGAGGGACTTAACTTTGCAGGCGCATTCCGTTCACCGGCTATTTTCGTTGTTCAAAACAACCAATTCGCGATTTCAACTCCGCGTGAAGTTCAAACAGCTGCAAAAACACTTGCTCAAAAAGGAATTGCAGCAGGAATTCCAAGTATTCTTGTAGATGGAATGGATCCGCTGGCAGTTTACGCGGTTACAAAAGATGCACGTGAACGCGCGGTGAAAGGTGATGGGCCGACACTGATTGAAACGATGTGTTACCGTTACGGACCTCATACTATGGCTGGTGATGATCCAACTCGTTACCGTACATCTGATATTGACAGCGAATGGGAAAAACGTGACCCGATCGTCCGTTTCCGTTTATACCTAGAGAGTAAAAACCTTTGGAACGAAGAAAAAGAGAACGAAGTGATTGAACGTGCAAAGCAAGAAATAAAAGACGCAATCAAACAGGCAGACCAGGCACCAAAACAAAAAGTGACGGACTTCCTAAAAATTATGTATACAGGCGATATGCCTTACAACGTTCAGGAACAATTTGACATCTACACGGAAAAGGAGTCGAAATAACCGATGGCACAATTGACGATGATCCAAGCAATTACCGACGCAATGCGCACGGAATTGAAAAATGATGAAAATGTGCTCGTGTTCGGTGAGGACGTCGGTAAAAACGGCGGAGTCTTCCGGGCAACTGAAGGTCTTCAAAAAGAATTCGGTGAAGAGCGAGTGTTTGATACTCCACTTGCAGAATCTGGTATTGGCGGTCTGGCAATCGGTCTTGCATTGACTGGCTACCGTCCTGTAATGGAACTGCAATTTTTCGGCTTCTTATTCGAAGTAATGGACTCAGTAAACGGTCAAGCTGCACGTATGTCTTTCCGCAGTGCGGGTAAATTAAATGCACCAATTACAATCCGCTCACCATTTGGCGGGGGAGTGGCTACACCTGAAATGCACGCGGACAGCCTCGAAGGACTTGTTGCTGCTCAGCCTGGTTTAAAAGTAGTTATTCCATCAACGCCTTATGACGCAAAAGGCCTTCTAATCTCTGCAATCAAAGACGAGAACCCTGTCATCTTCCTAGAGCATATGAAACTGTATCGCTCGTTCCGCCAAGAAGTGCCTGAAGAAGAATACACAATTCCTTTGGGGAAAGCAGACGTAAAGCGTGAGGGAACTGATTTGTCAATCATCACTTACGGTGCAATGGTACAGGAAAGTCTTAAAGCAGCTGAAGCTCTTGAAAAAGATGGTCATTCTGTTGAAGTTATCGACTTGCGTACAATTCAGCCATTAGACGTTGAGACAATTATTGCATCTGTTGAAAAGACAAATCGTGCAATCGTTGTACAAGAGGCTCAGCGCCAAGCTGGAATTGCTGCAAATGTCGTTTCTGAAATCATGGAACGTGCAGTCTTAAGTCTTGAGGCACCAGTACTTCGCGTAACTGCGCCGGATACAATTTATCCGTTTGCACAAGGTGAAAACACATGGCTTCCTAAAGCGGATGACATTGTGGCAACAGCGAAAAAAGTACTTGAATTTTAATAGCCAGTCAAATGGACTGAGGAGAGGGTGGATCACGTGGCATATCATTTCCGTTTACCAGATATCGGAGAAGGAATTCATGAAGGCGAAATCGTTAAGTGGTTTGTTGCTGAAGGCGACACGATTAACGAAGACGATACGCTTCTTGAAGTACAAAACGACAAATCTGTCGTGGAAATCCCTTCACCCGTGTCAGGAAAAATAGAAGAAATACTTGTTAAAGAAGGTACTGTAGCAGTTGTAGGAGATAAATTGATTCGAATTGATTCTCCGGACCACGAAGACGAGGCGGAAGAGGAAGAGGCTCCTGCAGAAGAAAAACAGGAAGCTCCATCAAAAGCCGAATCCCAGGTACAAGCTACTGCAGAAAAAGGACAGTCTATAGATAAAGAAGACGCACCGAAAGAAGAAGCAGGTCCAGCAACTGATGCAACACCGGATGCAGAGAAGAAAGCAGCGAGTCAAGATGTTGATCCCAACCGACGCGTCATTGCAATGCCTTCTGTCCGTAAATTTGCTCGTGAAGAAGGCGTTGACATTCGTCAAGTCGCGGGTTCAGGTAAAAATGGCCGTGTTTTGAAAGAAGACATCGAGTCCTTTAAGTCAGGCGGCAGCAAAACAGCTCAAAACGAAACAAACAAAGAGAATGCTTCAGCTGGAGCTCAAGAAGAACAGCAGGCAGAATCTGCACAAACAGAGCAGCCTAAAGCGATTGAAGTACCTGAAGGCGACTTCCCTGAAACACGCGAGAAACTTTCTAATATCCGTAAAGTGATTGCGAAAGCTATGGTGAACTCTAAACATACTGCGCCTCACGTAACACTTCTTGACGAAGTGGATGTAACTGAACTAGTTGCACACCGCAAGAAGTTCAAAGGGATCGCAGCTGAACAAGATATTAAATTGACGTATTTACCGTATGTCGTTAAGGCTCTCGTTTCGACTTTACGCAAATTCCCAGAACTGAACACATCACTTGACGATGCAACTGAAGAGCTGATTCAGAAGCATTATTTCAATATCGGAATTGCAGCTGATACGGATCGCGGACTGCTGGTACCTGTTATTAAACATGCAGATCGTAAATCAATTTTTGCCATTTCAAAAGAAATCTCTGATCTCGGCGGAAAAGCTCGAGACGGTAAACTGGCTGCTTCAGAAATGAAGGGCGCGTCATGCTCGATTACTAACATTGGTTCTGCAGGCGGTCAGTGGTTTACTCCGATTATTAACCATCCGGAAGTTGCCATTCTTGGGATTGGCCGTATTTCAGAAAAACCAGTAGTGAAAAATGGTGAAATCGTTGCCGCACCTATGTTAGCATTATCATTAGTGTTTGATCATCGAGTCATTGATGGAGCAACGGGGCAACAAGCGTTGAATCATCTCAAGCACTTGCTAGGAAATCCAGAACTTTTATTAATGGAGGCGTAAACGATGGTAGTAGGAGACTTTCCAATTGAAACAGATACACTCGTAGTCGGTTCAGGTCCTGGAGGATATGTAGCAGCAATCCGTGCTGCACAGCTCGGACAAAAAGTAACGATTGTTGAAAAGAACACAATCGGCGGTGTTTGTCTGAACGTAGGCTGTATCCCTTCAAAAGCACTCATTTCTGTCGGACATCGTTTTGTAAGTGCACAAGACGCTGACGATATGGGGATTACGGCATCAGACGTAAAACTTGATTTCTCTAAAGCTATGGCATTTAAAGAAGGCGTTGTGAAGAAGCTTACAGGCGGCGTTGAAGGGCTCCTTAAAGGGAACAAAGTTGAAATCGTTAAAGGCGAAGCATACTTTGTTGATGCTAACACTGCGCGTGTGATGAATGACACATCTGCACAAACGTATAAATTTAAGAATGTGATTCTAGCAACTGGCGCACGTCCTGTTGAGATTCCGAACTTCAAATTCTCTAAACGCGTAATCAATTCTACAGGTGCTCTTGAATTAAAAGAGCTTCCTAAGAAATTGGTAGTGATCGGTGGAGGATATATCGGTACTGAGCTTGGTTCTGCCTATGCAAACCTAGGATCTGAAGTAACGATTATTGAAGGCGCGGATGATATTCTTACAGGCTTCGAGAAGCAAATGACGCAGCTTGTGAAAAAAGGATTAAAGAAAAAAGGCGTTGAAGTTGTTGTGAAAGCAACAGCTAAAGGTGCTGAAGAAACAGATTCTGGCGTGAAAGTTACGTATGAAGTAAAAGGTGAAGAAAAAACCGTCGAAGCTGACTACGTACTTGTAACTGTTGGACGCCGTCCGAATACAGATGAGATGGGACTTGAAGAGCTCGGCTTGAAATTTGAAGAGCGCGGAATTCTAAGTGTGGATAAGCAATGCCGCACGAGCATCTCAAATATTTACGCAATCGGTGATATCGTTCCTGGTTTACAGCTTGCACATAAAGCGTCTTACGAAGGTAAGATTGCTGCTGAAGCAATTGCTGGTGAAAAATCAGAAGTGGATTACATGGCAATTCCTGCAGTGTGCTTCACAGACCCAGAACTTGCAACTGTCGGCCTGAACGAAAAGCAGGCAAAAGATGAAGGGTATGAAGTAACAGTAGGCAAATTCCCATTCGGTGCGAATGGTCGTGCGCTTGCACTTAACGCTCCAGATGGTTTTGTTAAGCTTGTAGCGCGTAAAGAAGACGGCTTGTTACTTGGTGCTCAAATTGCAGGGGAGAATGCATCTGATATGATCGCTGAAATGGCAATTGCTATTGAAGGCGGAATGACGCTGGAAGACGTTTCAATGACAATTCATGCACACCCTACATTGGGAGAAATTTCAATGGAAGCAGCTGAAGTTGCACTTGGTAAACCGATTCACATTCTTTCTAAATAATACATGGAGAATCCTATCCGGCATCTGTTGGATAGGTTTTTTCCTATGTGCATAGACTAATCCGGACAGGAGGAGATACAAATGGAGTATAGTTATCCACTGCGTGCAGACTGGTCAACAGATGAAATTTTGATTGTAACCGGTTTTTTCACTTGTATTGAAAAAGCGTTTGAGCAAGGAATTGGAAGAGATGAGCTGCTAAGTGCGTATAATGCGTTTAAGAAGGTTGTACCTTCAATGGCGGAAGAGAAAACGTTATTTAAGGAATTTAAAGAAGCGAGTAATTATGAATGCTATAAATTAGTGAAGCGAGCAAAAGAGGACGCCAGCGGAGAACTTATAAAAGGATAAGCTGGCAGGCAATAATTATTTATGAAAGTATCGGCAATCTTTCAAAAAAACGATTCTAGGGTTCACCTAATGGGTGAGCTGCTGGAATCGTTTTTTTATTGACTATTTTTATCCGATTACTCGATCATACACAGGTAAAAGTTGTTCGAATGTTTTTTCCGCGTATGATAAAAATTCTTTATCCGACATCCTTGCTGCTTGTTTGCGATCCAGATGACGTCCGACGAGAAATTCCGCTTTCTTTACATCGTGCAGCCGTTCAAGTAGAGCGGCTAAACCATCTTGACCTATCTCTGAAATCAGGGTCGCATCGGGTTTCATATGGTCCCCTGAAACAATATAATCCTCAGGCAAAGATGTGACCATGGACAGATCATTCATCAAACGTTCTGAAATTCCTTTTTTATCGGGATTTTCGTAAATAATAGCAAGAACAATGAATAAATGTGATCCCCAAAGACCAATCTGAAAGTGTGGAAGTGCTTTGTAACCTCTTTTAGCCGGAGCGAATGCAACCCAGCTGTCAGATGGGGGATTCACTGTCCGTCTTGCATGCTTTGCAACATGCGGGAAAAACTCTCCCTTTCCATGAGCGGACAGCAAGGGTGTGAAAAGTTCACCCAATTTCACGAATTTAGGTTGAATTCGCTCCTGCAATAAGGACATTCGCGCATCCAATCCATCTACTTCAAAAACAGAAAAATCATTTTCTGTCCAAAATGTTTTTGTCAATTTTGTGACTCCTCTCATTTATCTACGTTTATTAGGAAGAACTTTGGGGAATAATTTAAGACAAGAGGACGGAACATCTAGTTGTCCGACTGATTCCCGCATATCTTATGGTAACAGGAAATTGCACATACTTTCAAAAAAAGGGGTGTTTTCGATGAAACAAGTCGTCCATGTTATTCGTAAAGCTGATGTAGAGAAAGAATTTCTAAAAGTATTGAACCTGGAGCTGGACTATGAATTAGCAACCCTTCATGATGCATTAAATGAAGAGGACTCCAAACAGATTGCGAAGAGCAAAAAGAGGCTAACTGAAATTCATAGTGAATTGGAGAAGTTGAATGGTTTTTAACGTAATCACTATACGCGACTGTTAGGAAAGGCTGTTGGTCATTGTTCTCTTCAGGGAGATCATGCACAGGAGCCTTTTTTGTTTTGGCTCCTTATAGCTATGCTATACTTGGTGGAGATGAACTGGAGGGATTTAAGATGAATTGGGGAGCACTTGACCGTTACGCGAAATCATTAATTAAAGAAGCGGGTCATCACATAAAACATTCATTTTTTACCGAAATTGAAATTAGCTCGAAGTCATCCGCGAACGATTTGGTTACGAATATCGACCAGGAGATTGAACAATTTTTCATCAGTCGAATCAGACGTGATTTTCCTGATCATCGAATTATGGGGGAAGAAGGATTTGGGGATGACATTCAATCACTGGAAGGGATCATTTGGTTTTTAGATCCTATTGACGGAACGATGAATTTTATCCATCAAAAACGGAACTTTGCTATTTCATTAGGGATTTATATAGACGGTATAGGAATGCTTGGTTATGTGTACGATGTCATGGCTGACGATTTATATTCCGCGATGAAGGATGAAGGCGCTTATCTTAATGATATTCAACTTCCAAAGTTGAAAAGCACGACAATTGAAGAAGCAATTATTGGAGTAAATGCAAGCTGGGTTGCTCCCAATCGATATGTAGATAACGAACCGATGATTGACCTCGTTAACAGATGCAGAGGGACACGCTCATATGGCTCAGCAGCTATCGAATTGACACATGTAGCAGCAGGAAGGGTCGATGTATATATGTCGATGAGGTTATCCCCGTGGGACGTTGCAGGCGGTATGATCATTGCTTCCGAAGTTGGAGCCGTTTCTTCTACAATGAAAGGTGAGCGGCCGGGACTGCTTGAGCAAGAGACGTTTATTGTTGCGAATGCGAGTATCCATTCACAGTTGCTTGATGATTTCATCGCATTAAAAAAGTGAAGCATCATTAGGTTTCCTAACGATCTTCACTCATTTATTAAAGAAGTCCTTGCTCGCGTAACTTCTTTTTTGTTTTAAAGCCATTCCCCATGATCAGGATAAGAGAAACAATTGCTGCAATCGCCAATAAAAAACTTTTTACGCCGACAGCAATTCCAATCATAAACATTGATAGAACAGCACCCAGAGCGTATAAAACGAACACCCATTTGACATTTTTCAAAAAAAATACGCCTCCTGATAAAGTAAATCGTTTTTTCTCGAAGTATCTTGTGCTATAATAACACAGTTAATCAACTGAATAAAGACAGATGGAGTGAAATGATGACAAACACACGAAATGATCTTAGAAATATAGCTATTATCGCCCACGTTGACCATGGTAAAACAACACTAGTTGACCAGTTATTGAAGCAATCAGGTATTTTCCGTTCAAATGAGCAAGTTGAAGAGCGCGCGATGGACTCAAACGAAATTGAGCGCGAGCGTGGAATTACGATTCTTGCGAAAAATACTGCAATCGAATATGAAGACACGAAAATCAATATTTTGGATACACCAGGACACGCTGACTTCGGTGGAGAAGTTGAACGTATTCTTAAAATGGTTGATGGCGTAGTTCTAGTCGTTGACGCATTTGAAGGATGTATGCCGCAAACACGTTTCGTATTGAAAAAAGCTCTTGAAATCAACCTAAAGCCAATCGTTGTCGTAAATAAAATCGACCGTGAATTTGCACGTCCTGAAGAAGTAGTTGATGAAGTTCTTGAACTCTTCATCGAATTGGATGCAAATGACGAGCAACTTGAATTCCCTGTAGTATTTGCTTCAGGATTCAATGGTACTGCGAGTCTTTCTCCAGACCCAGCTGATCAAGAAGATACATTGAAAGTATTGTACGAAGCAATTCTTGATAAAATTCCAGCTCCAATCGACAATCGTGAAGAGCCGCTTCAATTCCAAGTATCTCTTCTTGACTACAGTGATTATGTAGGTCGTATTGGTATTGGACGCGTATTCCGCGGAACGATGAAAGTAGGACAACAAGTTAGTGTTATGAAACGTGACGGAGCTGTTAAAAACTTCCGCGTTACAAAAATGTACGGTTTCTTAGGATTGAAACGTATTGAAATCGAAGAGGCATATGCAGGTGACTTGATCGCGATTTCTGGTATGGATGATATTGACGTTGGTGAAACAGTTTGTCCTACAGACCATCAAGAAGCACTGCCATTGCTGCACGTAGATGAGCCTACATTGCAAATGAAGTTCCTTGTAAACAACAGTCCATTCGCTGGCCGTGAAGGGAAATGGGTCACTTCAAGAAAAATCGAAGAGCGTCTAGAGCAGCAATTGCAAACAGACGTATCGTTGCGTGTAGATCCTACGGAAACTCCTGATGCATGGATGGTTTCTGGCCGTGGAGAACTTCACTTATCAATTTTGATTGAAAACATGAGACGTGAAGGATTTGAACTTCAAGTTTCAAAGCCTGAAGTAATTGTTAAAACAATAGATGGTAAACGTTGTGAGCCAGTAGAGAATGTTCAAATTGATGTTCCTGAAGAATATACAGGGGCAGTAATCGAATCCATGGGTGAACGTAAAGGCGAAATGCTGGATATGGTCAACAATGGAAACGGACAAGTTCGTATGACGTTCTTAGTGCCTGCACGAGGATTGATTGGATATTCTACAGACTTCTTAACGCTGACACGCGGATACGGAATCCTCAATCATTCATTCGATTCTTATAAGCCAATGACATCTGAAAAAGTCGGCGGACGTCGCAATGGTGTTCTGGTTTCTATGGAGAATGGTAAAGTAACAGCTTATAGTGTTATGCAGCTAGAAGACCGTGGAATCATGTTCGTCGAAGCGGGTACTGATATCTATGCAGGTATGGTTGTTGGAGAGAACACGCGTGAAAGTGATATCACAATCAACTTAACACGTATTAAACATGCTACTAACGTACGTTCTGCTACAAAAGATCAGACAGTTTCAACTAAGAAACCTAAGATCATGACGCTTGAAGAAGCTCTTCAATATGCGAGTGAAGATGAGTACTGTGAAGTAACACCTGTTTCGATTCGGATTCGTAAGAAAATTCTCGATAAGAACGAACGCGAAAAGTCACAGAAAAAGAGCAAATAAGCTGTTATGAAAGGAATGTGTTGAATGAAGGTAGAGGATTCAGAGCTCGTAGCCACTAAGATGTCCGGCATCGCGAAGTTAATTTACGAAATGATGCCGAATTTCGATGCCGCGGGCTACGTACTGTTCGCCCTCGTGTTTTTACTGGCAGCCTTAGTGTATAAACTAGGCTTTGCCAGGAAAATCAAGCCATTGCAAAATCTTGTCATTTATACGTTTTTGTTTATCGGCTGCCTCGTGCTAACGTTCTTAGCATTTTTCCTTCCGATCGTGGAGGGGCTAATTGTAGCCGCGCTGATTCTTATTATTTATAGAGTCCGCAGATTAAATGAACATCAAAAAGATCCAGTCGCATAACATGCGGCTGGATCTTTTTTTAAAACTCATTTTCAGCTGGATGGGAACTGCGGCGGAAATTGAAGTTTCCTGTTGCTATGCGCAGCTGCGTTAATTCTCCAATACGCTCTCGGCAAGCTTCACACATATATGTATGAATCGGCCGGTTGCGCAATTTCTTTGCGAGTGGATCTTCATCGCTCAGTTTACCGATTTCATCGCACATTACACATTTAACACGCATTGTCGCACCTCTCTTCAGCTAATTCGGATTGCCGAAACATTACGGATTGGATTATTTCGATTTGAGCCGTCCTTTAGCATAACGTGAATGGGGCCATCTTCTTTTAACGGTTTGCCTTTCAAGCTGAACTGGAATAGCAAATTTGCTGCGTCTGTGATCGGGAAGTCGTATTCTCCATCAGCTGTTTCAAAAGTGATGGTTGTCGCATCTTCTGCTGGAATTGCATTTTTCAAAAAAGGCTCGAAAATAATTCCAAATGTTCCCGTCAGCATTTTTTGTTTCTCATATTTCTTTTCGGACTTCAGGGTTGGGGGATAGGTCGCACCTTCCATAATTTCTCGAGACCAGTGTTTCCCCATCCGCTCTTTATAATCTTCCATCTCATCGAACTCTTCACTTTCTGTCGTAAAATACGTTTCCAAGTCGAGTCGTCTGTCATCAAAAATCCAGACAGTGGGGTCCAGCGTAATCGTATGTTTAACATTTCCTTTAATTGGTACAATAGTTTCCACAATAAATCCTCCCAGCACATTCGTTTCTAGTTTACAGTATACCTGTTTTTGTTCTTAATCGGAAGCTATCTGGCTATCCTGCGGCAGAACGGTACGGGAAATACTTGCAATTTCGGCTTTCTACAGCTACAATTTACTCTATAGCAGCTTGCTGAAATAAGAGTAATGGGGGCGTCCTCATGGATATAGAAGTACAGGAAACCTATCAGGAAAAAGCTATAATGCAGCTGCAGGCGGATGCAGATAAAATCGCCCAGCTCATTAAAGTGCAGATGGATCATTTGACGATGCCGCAATGTCCTTTGTATGAAGAAGTACTGGACACGCAAATGTATGGCCTGTCTCGTGAAATCGACTTTGCCGTGAAGCTTGGTCTTATTGAGAGAGAGCGTGGAAAGAACATACTTTCTGTTTTAGAGAAGGAAATGAACATCTTACATGAACTTAGCATAAAAAAATAAACAAAAGACTCAAACTAACCTAAAGTTTGAGTTTTTTATTTACAGATACGAGGGATTTTTTTGAAAAGTTATGCAAAAAGGCTATTTCGCCATTTTGATTTCCCATTATTTTTTACATATTTAGTACTTTGTCTGTTTGGGCTCATGATGGTTTACAGCTCAAGCATGGTTTGGTCTGTAAACCGGTATGGCTGGGAGCCGGATTATTTTTATAACCAACAGCTTAAGAGTGTGATTATCGCACTTTTTGCCTTCTTCTTTACGGCTTTTCTTCCTTACAAACTATATAGGAAAAAGTATTTTATGGTAGCTGCCGTTGCTGTCATGTTAGCTCTCCTATTTTTAGTTCATTTTATTGGATTTGGCGGGGACGTAGGGTCACAGTCTTGGATTAAACTTCCTATAGGCAGCATACAGCCTTCTGAACTTGCAAAGATTGTGATGATCATTTATTTTGCTAGTGTATTCGCGAATAAATACCAGGCTGGAACAATTAACAGTATTAACACCGCGATTGTGCCTCCAGTCATGATTTTAGGAATCGCTGTTGCGTCTGTCATGTTGGAAACAGATATTGGAGCGACCTTTATTATCATCGCTACCTCGATATGT
Proteins encoded in this region:
- a CDS encoding inositol monophosphatase family protein translates to MNWGALDRYAKSLIKEAGHHIKHSFFTEIEISSKSSANDLVTNIDQEIEQFFISRIRRDFPDHRIMGEEGFGDDIQSLEGIIWFLDPIDGTMNFIHQKRNFAISLGIYIDGIGMLGYVYDVMADDLYSAMKDEGAYLNDIQLPKLKSTTIEEAIIGVNASWVAPNRYVDNEPMIDLVNRCRGTRSYGSAAIELTHVAAGRVDVYMSMRLSPWDVAGGMIIASEVGAVSSTMKGERPGLLEQETFIVANASIHSQLLDDFIALKK
- a CDS encoding peptidyl-prolyl cis-trans isomerase, producing METIVPIKGNVKHTITLDPTVWIFDDRRLDLETYFTTESEEFDEMEDYKERMGKHWSREIMEGATYPPTLKSEKKYEKQKMLTGTFGIIFEPFLKNAIPAEDATTITFETADGEYDFPITDAANLLFQFSLKGKPLKEDGPIHVMLKDGSNRNNPIRNVSAIRIS
- the typA gene encoding translational GTPase TypA, producing the protein MTNTRNDLRNIAIIAHVDHGKTTLVDQLLKQSGIFRSNEQVEERAMDSNEIERERGITILAKNTAIEYEDTKINILDTPGHADFGGEVERILKMVDGVVLVVDAFEGCMPQTRFVLKKALEINLKPIVVVNKIDREFARPEEVVDEVLELFIELDANDEQLEFPVVFASGFNGTASLSPDPADQEDTLKVLYEAILDKIPAPIDNREEPLQFQVSLLDYSDYVGRIGIGRVFRGTMKVGQQVSVMKRDGAVKNFRVTKMYGFLGLKRIEIEEAYAGDLIAISGMDDIDVGETVCPTDHQEALPLLHVDEPTLQMKFLVNNSPFAGREGKWVTSRKIEERLEQQLQTDVSLRVDPTETPDAWMVSGRGELHLSILIENMRREGFELQVSKPEVIVKTIDGKRCEPVENVQIDVPEEYTGAVIESMGERKGEMLDMVNNGNGQVRMTFLVPARGLIGYSTDFLTLTRGYGILNHSFDSYKPMTSEKVGGRRNGVLVSMENGKVTAYSVMQLEDRGIMFVEAGTDIYAGMVVGENTRESDITINLTRIKHATNVRSATKDQTVSTKKPKIMTLEEALQYASEDEYCEVTPVSIRIRKKILDKNEREKSQKKSK
- a CDS encoding YlaN family protein; this encodes MDIEVQETYQEKAIMQLQADADKIAQLIKVQMDHLTMPQCPLYEEVLDTQMYGLSREIDFAVKLGLIERERGKNILSVLEKEMNILHELSIKK
- a CDS encoding YlaI family protein — its product is MRVKCVMCDEIGKLSDEDPLAKKLRNRPIHTYMCEACRERIGELTQLRIATGNFNFRRSSHPAENEF
- a CDS encoding YlaF family protein; protein product: MKNVKWVFVLYALGAVLSMFMIGIAVGVKSFLLAIAAIVSLILIMGNGFKTKKKLREQGLL
- the pdhA gene encoding pyruvate dehydrogenase (acetyl-transferring) E1 component subunit alpha, encoding MAAEKNKQFDPTSVLHEIEEKFEMFQILNEDGKIVNKESDPNLSDEQLTELMERMVYTRILDQRSIALNRQGRLGFYAPTAGQEASQLASHYALEKDDFILPGYRDVPQLIFHGLPLHMAFLWSRGHFLGSEIPEGLNIFPPQIIIGAQYVQAAGVALGFQKRGTKSVVMTYTGDGGTSQGDFYEGLNFAGAFRSPAIFVVQNNQFAISTPREVQTAAKTLAQKGIAAGIPSILVDGMDPLAVYAVTKDARERAVKGDGPTLIETMCYRYGPHTMAGDDPTRYRTSDIDSEWEKRDPIVRFRLYLESKNLWNEEKENEVIERAKQEIKDAIKQADQAPKQKVTDFLKIMYTGDMPYNVQEQFDIYTEKESK
- the lpdA gene encoding dihydrolipoyl dehydrogenase: MVVGDFPIETDTLVVGSGPGGYVAAIRAAQLGQKVTIVEKNTIGGVCLNVGCIPSKALISVGHRFVSAQDADDMGITASDVKLDFSKAMAFKEGVVKKLTGGVEGLLKGNKVEIVKGEAYFVDANTARVMNDTSAQTYKFKNVILATGARPVEIPNFKFSKRVINSTGALELKELPKKLVVIGGGYIGTELGSAYANLGSEVTIIEGADDILTGFEKQMTQLVKKGLKKKGVEVVVKATAKGAEETDSGVKVTYEVKGEEKTVEADYVLVTVGRRPNTDEMGLEELGLKFEERGILSVDKQCRTSISNIYAIGDIVPGLQLAHKASYEGKIAAEAIAGEKSEVDYMAIPAVCFTDPELATVGLNEKQAKDEGYEVTVGKFPFGANGRALALNAPDGFVKLVARKEDGLLLGAQIAGENASDMIAEMAIAIEGGMTLEDVSMTIHAHPTLGEISMEAAEVALGKPIHILSK
- a CDS encoding YktB family protein — encoded protein: MTKTFWTENDFSVFEVDGLDARMSLLQERIQPKFVKLGELFTPLLSAHGKGEFFPHVAKHARRTVNPPSDSWVAFAPAKRGYKALPHFQIGLWGSHLFIVLAIIYENPDKKGISERLMNDLSMVTSLPEDYIVSGDHMKPDATLISEIGQDGLAALLERLHDVKKAEFLVGRHLDRKQAARMSDKEFLSYAEKTFEQLLPVYDRVIG
- a CDS encoding YlaH-like family protein gives rise to the protein MKVEDSELVATKMSGIAKLIYEMMPNFDAAGYVLFALVFLLAALVYKLGFARKIKPLQNLVIYTFLFIGCLVLTFLAFFLPIVEGLIVAALILIIYRVRRLNEHQKDPVA
- a CDS encoding dihydrolipoamide acetyltransferase family protein; the encoded protein is MAYHFRLPDIGEGIHEGEIVKWFVAEGDTINEDDTLLEVQNDKSVVEIPSPVSGKIEEILVKEGTVAVVGDKLIRIDSPDHEDEAEEEEAPAEEKQEAPSKAESQVQATAEKGQSIDKEDAPKEEAGPATDATPDAEKKAASQDVDPNRRVIAMPSVRKFAREEGVDIRQVAGSGKNGRVLKEDIESFKSGGSKTAQNETNKENASAGAQEEQQAESAQTEQPKAIEVPEGDFPETREKLSNIRKVIAKAMVNSKHTAPHVTLLDEVDVTELVAHRKKFKGIAAEQDIKLTYLPYVVKALVSTLRKFPELNTSLDDATEELIQKHYFNIGIAADTDRGLLVPVIKHADRKSIFAISKEISDLGGKARDGKLAASEMKGASCSITNIGSAGGQWFTPIINHPEVAILGIGRISEKPVVKNGEIVAAPMLALSLVFDHRVIDGATGQQALNHLKHLLGNPELLLMEA
- a CDS encoding UPF0223 family protein, with amino-acid sequence MEYSYPLRADWSTDEILIVTGFFTCIEKAFEQGIGRDELLSAYNAFKKVVPSMAEEKTLFKEFKEASNYECYKLVKRAKEDASGELIKG
- a CDS encoding alpha-ketoacid dehydrogenase subunit beta; translation: MAQLTMIQAITDAMRTELKNDENVLVFGEDVGKNGGVFRATEGLQKEFGEERVFDTPLAESGIGGLAIGLALTGYRPVMELQFFGFLFEVMDSVNGQAARMSFRSAGKLNAPITIRSPFGGGVATPEMHADSLEGLVAAQPGLKVVIPSTPYDAKGLLISAIKDENPVIFLEHMKLYRSFRQEVPEEEYTIPLGKADVKREGTDLSIITYGAMVQESLKAAEALEKDGHSVEVIDLRTIQPLDVETIIASVEKTNRAIVVQEAQRQAGIAANVVSEIMERAVLSLEAPVLRVTAPDTIYPFAQGENTWLPKADDIVATAKKVLEF